One genomic segment of Oncorhynchus mykiss isolate Arlee chromosome 10, USDA_OmykA_1.1, whole genome shotgun sequence includes these proteins:
- the LOC110497341 gene encoding tetratricopeptide repeat protein 39B isoform X3 has product MWKKGREEMHAELCYAEALLQKAALTFLDESMISFIKGGMKIRNSFLIYKECDVMSTMAKNQSDQMSTQTHFRSGVNMGIGSFNLYLSLLPSKVLRLLEWMGFSGDREVGLSQLREGAASNSLRSILSTLCLLMYHLYISVILGTGEANLEESDVLLDPYIEKFPNGALILFYQARIAVLKGNFEFAQKKFLECIAAQQEWRQIHHLCYWELMWSYSFQQDWLEAYQYADLLCKESKWSQAVYVFQKASILSMMPEEEVKKTGENVEQLFRQVESLRLRIAGKSIPTEKFAAKKAQRYSAATPVTLVIPAVEMIYVWNGFTIIGKRPELTESILVTIEKAEEQLKNDPNPSEYHVDNECMVQMLKGLCLRHLGHLDQAQLCFTHVISSENRIKHDCYLVPYSMYELGLLYKQQGDLGKATTTIENAKLNYKGYSMESRLHFRIHAALNTMGTSVAKLPPHRTSA; this is encoded by the exons atgtggaaaaagggaagag AGGAGATGCATGCGGAGTTGTGCTATGCTGAGGCGCTATTGCAGAAGGCTGCACTCACTTTTCTGGACGAGAGCATGATCAGCTTCATCAAAGGAGGCATGAAGATCCGCAACAGCTTTCTGATCTACAA GGAATGTGATGTTATGTCAACCATGGCAAAGAACCAGTCTGACCAGATGAGCACACAAACTCACTTCAGGAGCGGTGTGAACATGGGCATTGGTTCATTTAACTTG TATTTGTCTCTCTTGCCAAGCAAGGTCCTCAGACTACTGGAGTGGATGGGTTTCTCTGGAGACCGG GAAGTGGGTCTGTCCCAGCTGAGGGAGGGGGCAGCCAGCAACAGCCTGCGCTCCATCCTCAGCACTTTGTGCCTCCTGATGTACCACCTCTACATCAGCGTCATACTGG GTACTGGTGAGGCAAACTTGGAAGAGTCTGATGTTCTTCTGGACCCCTACATTGAAAAGTTCCCCAAT GGGGCCCTCATTCTCTTCTACCAGGCCAGGATTGCTGTGCTCAAGGGTAACTTTGAATTT GCCCAGAAGAAGTTCCTGGAGTGCATAGCGGCGCAGCAGGAGTGGCGTCAGATCCACCATCTGTGTTACTGGGAGCTTATGTGGTCCTACTCCTTCCAGCAGGACTGGCTGGAGGCATACCAGTATGCAGACCTTCTCTGCAAAGAGAGCAAGTGGTCCCAG GCTGTATACGTGTTCCAGAAAGCTTCCATCCTCAGCATGATGCcagaggaggaggtgaagaaaaCTGGGGAGAATGTGGAACAGTTGTTCAG GCAAGTGGAGAGCCTGCGGCTGCGGATTGCAGGGAAGTCTATCCCAACAGAGAAGTTCGCCGCGAAGAAGGCTCAGCGATACAGCGCCGCAACCCCAGTGACGCTGGTGATTCCTGCCGTG GAAATGATATACGTTTGGAATGGCTTCACCATCATTGGCAAAAGGCCTGAACTGACAGAGAGCATTCTGGTCACTATCGAGAAAGCAGAGGAGCAACTGAAGAATGACCCAA ATCCATCAGAGTACCACGTGGATAACGAGTGCATGGTCCAGATGCTGAAGGGGCTGTGTCTGCGACACCTGGGCCACCTGGACCAGGCCCAACTCTGCTTCACACACGTAATCTCCAG TGAAAACCGGATCAAGCATGACTGCTACCTGGTGCCATACAGCATGTATGAACTGGGTCTTCTCTACAAGCAGCAAGGAGACTTGGGGAAGGCTACCACCACCATAGAAAATGCCAA GCTGAACTACAAGGGTTATAGCATGGAGTCGAGGCTACACTTCCGTATCCATGCTGCCCTTAACACAATGGGGACCTCGGTGGCCAAACTTCCACCCCACCGCACGTCAGCTTGA
- the LOC110497333 gene encoding dnaJ homolog subfamily B member 14 isoform X1 produces the protein MALNCFCCMDQISLIRFPTFTKKIRSFANYPSLLSAESRGGGRKMEGNRDEAEKCINIATKALEAGDKDKAVKFLNKAEKLYPTYKAKALLDTLTRNGSSAGNGTHCRQRTTDSSSESTKARAGGQDQEAGGGEPSTKGFTKDQVEGVQRIKRCKDYYEVLGTSKEANEEELKKAYRKLALKFHPDKNQAPGATEAFKKIGNAYAVLSNPDKRKQYDLTGAEEPTSPGHAHSQGFDFHRGFEADITPEDLFNMFFGGGFPSSAAHTFTNGRARYSQQTDQRRERAEERGEGGFSMFIQLIPIVVLILVSILSQLMVSTPPYSLYSRPSTGQTVKRQTENLHVDYYVNRDFKTEYKGSNLQKIEKNVEEDYVSNVRNNCWKERQTKTDLLYAAKVYRDDRLRKKAELMTMDNCKELDRLNDLFRGG, from the exons ATGGCGCTGAATTGTTTTTGTTGCATGGACCAGATTTCACTGATTCGGTTCCCGACGTTCACCAAAAAGATCCGTTCGTTCGCGAACTACCCATCACTACTGTCAGCTGAGAGCCGGGGGGGAGGAAGAAAGATGGAAGGGAACAGAGACGAAGCagaaaaatgtataaatataGCCACTAAAGCTCTTGAAGCAGGAGACAAAGACAAGGCGGTGAAATTCTTAAACAAAGCAGAGAAGCTCTATCCAACCTACAAAGCGAAAG CCTTGTTGGACACCTTGACGAGGAACGGCAGCTCTGCAGGGAATGGCACGCACTGCAGACAGCGTACTACAGACAGCTCCTCGGAGAGCACCAAGGCCCGGGCTGGTGGGCAGGACCAGGAGGCCGGAGGGGGCGAGCCCAGCACCAAGGGCTTCACCAAGGACCAGGTGGAAGGAGTGCAGAG GATAAAGCGGTGTAAGGACTACTATGAAGTCCTGGGCACCAGCAAGGAGGCCAATGAGGAGGAGCTGAAGAAAGCCTACAGGAAACTAGCACTCAAGTTCCACCCAGACAAAAACCAAGCCCCCGGAGCTACAGAGGCCTTCAAAA AGATCGGCAACGCGTACGCCGTGCTTAGCAACCCAGACAAGAGAAAGCAGTATGACCTCACGGGGGCGGAGGAGCCGACCAGTCCTGGCCACGCCCACAGCCAAGGGTTTGACTTCCACCGGGGCTTCGAGGCCGACATCACTCCCGAGGACCTCTTCAACATGTTCTTCGGAGGAGGATTCCCCTCTT CGGCTGCCCACACGTTCACCAACGGCAGGGCGCGATACAGCCAGCAGACGGACCAAAGacgggagagagcagaggagaggggagag GGAGGGTTCTCCATGTTTATCCAGCTGATACCCATCGTTGTACTGATCCTGGTGTCCATCTTGAGCCAACTGATGGTGTCTACCCCTCCCTACAGCCTCTACTCCAGACC gTCCACGGGGCAGACGGTGAAACGGCAGACGGAGAACCTGCATGTGGATTACTACGTCAACAGAGACTTCAAGACAGAGTACAAGGGCTCCAATCTGCAGAAGATTGAGAAGAACGTGGAGGAGGACTACGTGTCTAATGTCAGAAACAACtgctggaaggagaggcagacga aaACAGACTTGCTGTATGCTGCTAAGGTCTACAGGGACGACCGCCTGCGTAAGAAGGCTGAGCTGATGACCATGGATAACTGCAAGGAGCTGGACAGACTAAATGACCTGTTCAGGGGGGGCTGA
- the LOC110497333 gene encoding dnaJ homolog subfamily B member 14 isoform X2, producing the protein MEGNRDEAEKCINIATKALEAGDKDKAVKFLNKAEKLYPTYKAKALLDTLTRNGSSAGNGTHCRQRTTDSSSESTKARAGGQDQEAGGGEPSTKGFTKDQVEGVQRIKRCKDYYEVLGTSKEANEEELKKAYRKLALKFHPDKNQAPGATEAFKKIGNAYAVLSNPDKRKQYDLTGAEEPTSPGHAHSQGFDFHRGFEADITPEDLFNMFFGGGFPSSAAHTFTNGRARYSQQTDQRRERAEERGEGGFSMFIQLIPIVVLILVSILSQLMVSTPPYSLYSRPSTGQTVKRQTENLHVDYYVNRDFKTEYKGSNLQKIEKNVEEDYVSNVRNNCWKERQTKTDLLYAAKVYRDDRLRKKAELMTMDNCKELDRLNDLFRGG; encoded by the exons ATGGAAGGGAACAGAGACGAAGCagaaaaatgtataaatataGCCACTAAAGCTCTTGAAGCAGGAGACAAAGACAAGGCGGTGAAATTCTTAAACAAAGCAGAGAAGCTCTATCCAACCTACAAAGCGAAAG CCTTGTTGGACACCTTGACGAGGAACGGCAGCTCTGCAGGGAATGGCACGCACTGCAGACAGCGTACTACAGACAGCTCCTCGGAGAGCACCAAGGCCCGGGCTGGTGGGCAGGACCAGGAGGCCGGAGGGGGCGAGCCCAGCACCAAGGGCTTCACCAAGGACCAGGTGGAAGGAGTGCAGAG GATAAAGCGGTGTAAGGACTACTATGAAGTCCTGGGCACCAGCAAGGAGGCCAATGAGGAGGAGCTGAAGAAAGCCTACAGGAAACTAGCACTCAAGTTCCACCCAGACAAAAACCAAGCCCCCGGAGCTACAGAGGCCTTCAAAA AGATCGGCAACGCGTACGCCGTGCTTAGCAACCCAGACAAGAGAAAGCAGTATGACCTCACGGGGGCGGAGGAGCCGACCAGTCCTGGCCACGCCCACAGCCAAGGGTTTGACTTCCACCGGGGCTTCGAGGCCGACATCACTCCCGAGGACCTCTTCAACATGTTCTTCGGAGGAGGATTCCCCTCTT CGGCTGCCCACACGTTCACCAACGGCAGGGCGCGATACAGCCAGCAGACGGACCAAAGacgggagagagcagaggagaggggagag GGAGGGTTCTCCATGTTTATCCAGCTGATACCCATCGTTGTACTGATCCTGGTGTCCATCTTGAGCCAACTGATGGTGTCTACCCCTCCCTACAGCCTCTACTCCAGACC gTCCACGGGGCAGACGGTGAAACGGCAGACGGAGAACCTGCATGTGGATTACTACGTCAACAGAGACTTCAAGACAGAGTACAAGGGCTCCAATCTGCAGAAGATTGAGAAGAACGTGGAGGAGGACTACGTGTCTAATGTCAGAAACAACtgctggaaggagaggcagacga aaACAGACTTGCTGTATGCTGCTAAGGTCTACAGGGACGACCGCCTGCGTAAGAAGGCTGAGCTGATGACCATGGATAACTGCAAGGAGCTGGACAGACTAAATGACCTGTTCAGGGGGGGCTGA